One genomic window of Leptotrichia trevisanii DSM 22070 includes the following:
- the rplS gene encoding 50S ribosomal protein L19, with the protein MKEKLIELVEKNYLKADVPQFKSGDTVAVHYKVKEGNKERIQVFEGVVIRVSGGSVAKNFTVRKVSQGIGVERIIPLNSPLVEKIEVKRIGKVRRSKLYYLRNLSGKAARIKEIRK; encoded by the coding sequence TTGAAAGAGAAATTAATCGAATTAGTAGAAAAAAATTACTTGAAGGCTGATGTACCTCAATTTAAATCAGGAGATACAGTCGCAGTTCACTACAAAGTAAAAGAAGGAAACAAAGAAAGAATACAGGTTTTTGAAGGTGTAGTTATCAGAGTTTCTGGTGGAAGCGTTGCTAAAAACTTCACAGTTAGAAAAGTATCGCAAGGAATCGGTGTAGAAAGAATCATTCCTTTAAATTCTCCATTAGTAGAAAAAATTGAAGTTAAGAGAATTGGTAAAGTAAGAAGATCTAAATTATACTACTTGAGAAACTTATCAGGAAAAGCTGCTAGAATTAAAGAAATTAGAAAGTAG